TCATCGCCCCGGCCCTCGGGTTCGAGACCTTCCCCCACGAGCACGACCTCTGCGAGGTGCACACCGGCGAGGCCGACGGGCTCGAGTGGGCCGAGTACGGCGTGAAGTACGGCGGGTTCGACATGGAGGCCGAGCCCGACCGGGTCTTCGCGCCGCAGGGCGAGAGCTGGAACGGCTTCCACACCCGCGTCGGCCAGGTGCTCGATCGCCTCGCCGACGAGTACGTCGGTCGCACCGTGGTCGCCGTGTGCCACGCCGGGGTGATCATGGCCTCGCTCCGCGTGCTCCTCGGCATCCCGCACCCCGGCACGGGGACGCGGATCCAGCCGACGAACACCGGGCTCACCGAGTGGGAGTGGGAGAAGGACAGGGAGCGCTGGACGCTCCACAGCTTCAACGAGTCGGTGCACCTGCTCGAGGGTGCGTCATCACAGGTGGAGGCCTCACATGA
This portion of the Actinomarinicola tropica genome encodes:
- a CDS encoding histidine phosphatase family protein, with product MNLVLVRHGAAHAGFHGVIGGPRGCAGLTDVGREQAAALRDHLARTGRVRADVLLSSTIPRAIETAEIIAPALGFETFPHEHDLCEVHTGEADGLEWAEYGVKYGGFDMEAEPDRVFAPQGESWNGFHTRVGQVLDRLADEYVGRTVVAVCHAGVIMASLRVLLGIPHPGTGTRIQPTNTGLTEWEWEKDRERWTLHSFNESVHLLEGASSQVEASHDR